One window from the genome of Aminivibrio pyruvatiphilus encodes:
- a CDS encoding M20/M25/M40 family metallo-hydrolase, which produces MNRYEDSVLYRLLTDLVKFRSVSPSREGENRIARFIFETLSAQPYFRRHPEDVRLLPLENDPLGRHFVFAVVRAQEPTADTVLLAGHMDVVGVQACGSLAPFAFDPEEYTERIRAADISPEVRKDLETGEWLFGRGVADMKSGLAGGMDLVMRAAGDGGSPGANIALLAVPDEENNSSGMLSAASFLARFQKEEKVRFLACIMLEPTFAAGEEAKPSMYLGSIGKINPFFFCAGKETHVGEYYEGFSAAPVLSHINLMLDGSPEYADSRFGRSYPPFGCMRQTDLRREYSATIMTRGFAFYSYLTATRLPGQILSEMRAIAAEALDRSISRYRKNAEAFSSLDGSGNPPKSWTPQVMDFEDLSRRAEDLLGNNFTPFVEETLASAPEDADERGRAIELVEAMVELCGLAGPLVIVGFLPPWYPHRSSLGDSEGERAAAWAAGETVREAEIRFGETLQLRPFFEGVSDLSYCGFQGPAPEMDVFARNMPGWGKLYSLPTEALAELDIPVLNLGPLGRDAHKNTERIHLRYAMEVFPHLLEFLVKRIIEKSRTGV; this is translated from the coding sequence ATGAACAGATATGAAGACAGCGTACTGTACAGGCTTCTTACCGATCTTGTGAAATTCAGAAGCGTTTCCCCTTCACGGGAAGGGGAAAACAGAATTGCGCGGTTTATCTTCGAAACTCTTTCGGCGCAGCCCTATTTCCGAAGGCACCCTGAAGATGTCCGCCTTCTGCCGCTGGAGAACGATCCTCTCGGCAGACATTTCGTCTTCGCCGTGGTGAGGGCGCAGGAACCCACTGCCGATACGGTGCTGCTGGCCGGGCACATGGACGTGGTGGGGGTTCAGGCATGCGGTTCCCTCGCTCCATTTGCGTTTGATCCGGAGGAATATACGGAGAGGATCCGGGCTGCGGATATTTCCCCGGAGGTACGGAAAGATCTCGAGACCGGGGAGTGGCTCTTCGGGCGGGGCGTCGCCGATATGAAGAGCGGGCTCGCCGGCGGAATGGACCTGGTGATGCGGGCTGCCGGGGATGGCGGCTCTCCCGGGGCGAACATTGCCCTTCTCGCCGTTCCCGACGAGGAGAACAATTCGAGCGGCATGCTGTCCGCAGCGTCTTTCCTGGCCCGTTTCCAGAAAGAAGAAAAGGTGCGGTTCCTGGCCTGCATCATGCTTGAGCCCACATTCGCCGCCGGGGAGGAGGCGAAGCCTTCGATGTACCTGGGGAGCATCGGAAAGATCAATCCTTTTTTCTTCTGCGCGGGAAAAGAGACCCACGTGGGGGAATACTACGAGGGATTCAGTGCCGCCCCGGTCCTCTCCCACATCAACCTCATGCTCGACGGCAGCCCGGAATATGCGGACTCGCGGTTCGGAAGGTCCTATCCTCCCTTCGGATGCATGAGGCAGACGGATCTCCGCCGGGAGTATTCCGCGACCATCATGACCCGCGGTTTCGCGTTTTACAGCTACCTGACGGCAACCCGGCTGCCCGGCCAGATTCTTTCGGAGATGCGGGCCATAGCCGCCGAGGCCCTTGACCGGTCCATCAGCCGGTACAGGAAGAACGCCGAAGCGTTCTCTTCTCTGGACGGATCCGGAAATCCCCCGAAGTCCTGGACCCCTCAGGTGATGGATTTCGAGGACCTGTCGCGGAGGGCGGAGGATTTGCTTGGGAATAATTTCACTCCGTTTGTCGAGGAAACCCTTGCGTCCGCCCCCGAAGACGCCGACGAGCGGGGCCGGGCGATCGAACTGGTAGAGGCCATGGTTGAACTGTGCGGCCTCGCGGGCCCCCTGGTGATCGTAGGCTTCCTTCCGCCGTGGTACCCCCACAGAAGCAGCCTCGGAGATTCAGAGGGCGAGCGCGCTGCCGCATGGGCGGCAGGAGAGACGGTTCGGGAGGCGGAGATCCGTTTTGGTGAAACGCTGCAGCTTCGCCCCTTCTTTGAGGGCGTTTCCGACCTGAGCTACTGCGGCTTTCAGGGACCTGCCCCGGAAATGGATGTTTTCGCACGCAACATGCCGGGCTGGGGGAAGCTGTACAGCCTTCCCACAGAGGCTCTTGCCGAGCTCGACATCCCGGTGCTGAACCTCGGCCCCCTCGGCAGGGATGCCCACAAGAACACCGAGAGAATTCATCTCCGGTATGCCATGGAAGTGTTTCCCCATCTTCTGGAGTTTCTCGTGAAAAGGATCATCGAAAAAAGCCGTACCGGGGTCTGA
- a CDS encoding NAD/NADP octopine/nopaline dehydrogenase family protein has translation MTGMEYLGNKPVAVLGGGATARGHAACTALAGREVRLYELPGFFDGLGCIAKNREIRVSGKQESLYGFKREGLAKIDVVTSDMKKAVEGAGIVIISFPAVGYRAFLEKLIPCLEDGMVIHFTTANFGSLLFRKMMREAGCDKKVIVGEWSSQPYGIRVKMAGGEQMPEVSVNYWAISLRGAALPMTDQDAFFASKECVPSLDSVVHPVRGDTIADIGFSNVNPILHCPGTILGVGAMENWGVVYGENKYDFSIYSHAYCPSISRVQLALYREECAIADAMGVGIQDFPEKAFFSRSNILGAEHMGEKFEVPFNEQYTLALGTGPFTIHNRYITEDIPVGCHIFSELAKKFGVDVPVIESMITLASVMTGTDFRKTGVTLEDLGIAHMDRQMLNAYLREGVYSE, from the coding sequence ATGACTGGAATGGAGTACCTGGGGAACAAACCCGTCGCGGTCCTCGGAGGAGGAGCCACGGCCAGGGGCCATGCCGCGTGCACGGCCCTTGCCGGCAGGGAGGTTCGCCTCTATGAGCTTCCCGGCTTTTTCGACGGCCTCGGATGCATAGCGAAGAACAGGGAGATCCGCGTCAGCGGAAAACAGGAAAGCCTGTACGGATTCAAGCGAGAGGGGCTTGCGAAGATCGACGTGGTCACCAGCGACATGAAGAAAGCCGTGGAGGGAGCAGGGATTGTGATCATCAGCTTCCCGGCAGTGGGGTACAGGGCTTTTCTCGAAAAGCTCATCCCCTGCCTGGAGGACGGAATGGTTATCCACTTCACTACGGCGAACTTCGGTTCTCTTCTTTTCCGCAAAATGATGCGGGAAGCGGGATGTGATAAAAAGGTCATCGTGGGGGAGTGGAGCAGCCAGCCCTACGGCATCCGGGTAAAAATGGCCGGAGGGGAACAGATGCCGGAGGTGAGCGTCAACTACTGGGCCATAAGCCTCCGGGGAGCCGCGCTGCCCATGACCGACCAGGACGCCTTTTTCGCGTCAAAGGAGTGTGTGCCTTCCCTGGATTCGGTGGTTCATCCCGTCCGGGGCGATACGATAGCGGACATAGGGTTCAGCAACGTGAACCCCATTCTGCACTGTCCGGGAACCATCCTGGGCGTGGGCGCCATGGAAAACTGGGGTGTGGTCTACGGTGAGAACAAGTACGATTTCTCCATCTACTCCCATGCCTACTGTCCGTCCATTTCGCGGGTGCAGCTTGCCCTGTACCGGGAGGAATGCGCCATTGCGGACGCCATGGGTGTGGGAATCCAGGATTTCCCCGAGAAGGCCTTTTTCTCCCGGTCGAATATTCTCGGGGCCGAGCACATGGGAGAGAAGTTCGAGGTCCCTTTCAATGAGCAGTACACCCTTGCTCTGGGTACGGGACCCTTTACGATCCACAACAGGTACATCACGGAGGATATTCCCGTGGGGTGCCATATTTTCAGCGAACTGGCCAAAAAATTCGGCGTGGATGTGCCGGTAATCGAATCGATGATAACCCTGGCCTCCGTAATGACGGGAACGGATTTCCGGAAAACGGGTGTTACCCTGGAAGATCTCGGAATTGCCCATATGGACAGGCAGATGCTGAATGCCTATCTGAGGGAAGGTGTCTATTCGGAGTGA
- a CDS encoding TRAP transporter large permease: MAITIALLLIIITLLLGLPVPFCFMLSTTFMVITHGYDPSFLLPYGFSQMSSIVLLAIPLFIMVGGMMDRGGIGTSLVNFVDVFVGRIKGGLGVVAVVSCAVFGSISGSCAATLSCIGSIMFPRLRENGYPMGHSAALVSCAAPLGLLIPPSSQMILFAWVGQQSVLACFLATVGPGIVLMILLSILNLIMLRNDPNVNVAPKITFQEKIELLGSRGRKAVPALFMPVIVLGGIYGGIMTPTEAAAVAVLYSIPVGFLIYRGLNRNNFIEVIIETATTTGVVMLMMYCIMMLSRIYVQERLPAMIIAFLTAISSNKYVIMLMINIFMIIIGMIMDDVSAMLLCTPILLPVVVSLGIHPIHFAAIIGTNLGLGNVTPPTAPTLYFGGRMAKTPVSQMMKPAMIFIVFAWLPTLLAVTYIPELALWLPRLVLGGRL, encoded by the coding sequence ATGGCAATTACCATTGCACTTTTGCTTATTATCATTACCCTTCTTCTCGGGCTGCCGGTTCCTTTCTGTTTTATGCTTTCCACCACGTTCATGGTGATAACCCACGGCTACGACCCGTCGTTCCTTCTTCCCTACGGGTTCAGCCAGATGAGTTCCATAGTGCTTCTCGCCATCCCGCTGTTTATCATGGTCGGCGGAATGATGGACAGGGGGGGTATCGGCACGTCCCTTGTGAATTTCGTCGATGTGTTCGTCGGGAGGATAAAGGGAGGCCTGGGAGTGGTGGCTGTGGTCTCCTGTGCGGTGTTCGGGTCCATCTCCGGAAGCTGCGCCGCCACCCTTTCGTGCATCGGCTCCATCATGTTTCCCCGCCTCCGCGAAAACGGCTACCCCATGGGGCACAGCGCCGCCCTGGTGTCCTGCGCGGCCCCCCTCGGCCTTCTGATCCCCCCCAGCTCCCAGATGATCCTGTTCGCGTGGGTGGGGCAGCAGTCGGTGCTTGCGTGCTTTCTTGCCACCGTGGGGCCGGGGATCGTGCTCATGATCCTTCTCAGCATTCTTAACCTCATTATGCTCAGGAACGACCCCAACGTAAACGTGGCTCCGAAGATCACCTTCCAGGAAAAGATCGAGCTTCTCGGAAGCCGGGGGAGAAAGGCGGTCCCCGCCCTTTTCATGCCTGTGATCGTGCTCGGCGGCATTTACGGCGGCATCATGACCCCCACCGAGGCGGCCGCTGTTGCCGTTCTGTACTCCATACCCGTGGGATTCCTGATCTACAGGGGGCTGAACCGGAACAACTTTATCGAGGTGATCATCGAGACTGCGACGACCACGGGCGTCGTTATGCTCATGATGTACTGCATCATGATGCTGAGCCGGATTTACGTTCAGGAGCGGCTGCCTGCCATGATCATAGCCTTCCTCACGGCGATTTCCAGCAACAAGTACGTGATCATGCTCATGATCAATATTTTCATGATCATCATCGGAATGATCATGGACGACGTGAGCGCCATGCTGCTGTGCACGCCCATACTGCTTCCCGTGGTGGTGTCCCTCGGGATACACCCGATCCACTTCGCGGCGATCATAGGGACCAACCTGGGACTGGGAAACGTGACTCCGCCCACTGCGCCCACCCTCTATTTCGGCGGGCGGATGGCGAAGACGCCCGTCTCACAGATGATGAAGCCGGCAATGATATTTATAGTGTTTGCCTGGCTTCCCACGCTTCTGGCCGTCACGTACATTCCGGAGCTCGCACTCTGGCTTCCCCGGCTTGTGCTCGGCGGCAGACTATAG
- a CDS encoding TRAP transporter small permease: MRFLDAVKNSPAWKFVLWLQRALLVLSSLFVVLIMCVTVLLRYVFKSDLFGMEEIVVIAAFWLYFMGSSYGVYDQSHVKADIIPQLLPPRGRALLAVVMDLTMAALCILFTVWAVDMVLYSIEWMPRTTGLRIPVFISQSSVLAGYALMSLYAVVHFFEGLFRFLSGAQQRTS, from the coding sequence TTGAGGTTTTTGGACGCAGTCAAAAATTCCCCCGCCTGGAAGTTCGTCCTCTGGCTGCAGCGCGCCCTTCTGGTGCTGAGCAGTCTTTTCGTCGTTCTTATCATGTGCGTGACCGTGCTGCTTCGGTACGTATTCAAGTCGGACCTTTTCGGTATGGAAGAAATCGTGGTCATCGCGGCCTTCTGGCTCTATTTCATGGGAAGCTCCTATGGCGTCTATGACCAGAGCCACGTGAAGGCGGACATTATTCCCCAGCTTCTTCCTCCCAGGGGAAGAGCCCTGCTTGCGGTTGTCATGGACCTGACCATGGCGGCCCTCTGCATTCTGTTCACCGTGTGGGCCGTGGACATGGTGCTGTACAGCATCGAGTGGATGCCCCGGACGACAGGGCTGAGGATACCGGTATTCATTTCCCAGTCGTCGGTGCTCGCCGGCTACGCGCTCATGTCCCTGTATGCCGTGGTCCATTTTTTCGAGGGCCTTTTCAGGTTCTTGTCCGGAGCGCAGCAGAGAACATCCTGA
- the dctP gene encoding TRAP transporter substrate-binding protein DctP yields MVKKSIAYRMLGIFILGAVIISAAITPSSAKPLTLKVAGISAPEYRGTKSLFAIKEVVEKETEGRIILDLFPANQLGDYTQVFEEIRRGTIEMGLIFLPSQFDLMLEVGSLPFLAGTGEGMQKQLSPGSVVYDIIEKSLEKLGVRLLRIYGDGFVGVGLAKEPANPLRAGMPKDAMIRVAPLAVYKETAEDLGFRTTSIPYADTYSAIQTGVCDGWIGGSSQINYLSFRDVIKFYVPYNSLFDQTAYIVGKKVWDQISEADQKVIVKAVNEQADKSFADSKAEDLEFQQKLADFGVRIISIPEKEMAELAETIRSTTWPKLEKTYGKETLDKIKESLQ; encoded by the coding sequence ATGGTAAAGAAGAGCATAGCCTATCGGATGCTGGGTATTTTTATCCTTGGAGCGGTTATCATTTCTGCCGCCATTACACCTTCGTCTGCCAAACCGCTGACGCTGAAAGTGGCCGGCATTTCCGCGCCGGAGTACAGGGGGACAAAATCCCTGTTCGCCATCAAGGAAGTGGTGGAAAAAGAAACCGAGGGGAGGATTATTCTGGATCTTTTCCCGGCCAACCAGCTTGGAGACTATACCCAGGTCTTCGAAGAAATCCGGCGGGGGACCATCGAGATGGGACTTATTTTCCTTCCCAGCCAGTTTGATCTTATGCTCGAGGTCGGGTCTCTCCCGTTCCTGGCCGGGACGGGAGAAGGAATGCAGAAGCAGCTTTCCCCCGGGTCGGTGGTCTATGACATTATCGAGAAATCCCTGGAGAAGCTGGGCGTCAGGCTCCTCCGGATCTACGGTGACGGTTTTGTGGGCGTCGGCCTCGCGAAGGAGCCCGCGAATCCCCTCAGGGCAGGCATGCCCAAGGACGCCATGATCCGCGTCGCCCCCCTGGCCGTGTACAAGGAAACCGCCGAGGATCTCGGCTTCCGGACCACGTCCATTCCCTACGCCGACACATACAGCGCCATCCAGACCGGGGTCTGCGACGGATGGATCGGCGGATCGTCCCAGATCAACTACCTGAGCTTCCGGGACGTGATCAAATTCTACGTTCCCTACAACAGCCTGTTCGACCAGACAGCCTACATCGTGGGCAAAAAGGTGTGGGACCAGATTTCCGAAGCCGACCAGAAGGTCATCGTGAAGGCCGTGAACGAGCAGGCGGACAAGAGCTTCGCAGACAGCAAGGCTGAAGATCTCGAGTTCCAGCAGAAGCTGGCCGATTTCGGCGTCAGGATCATTTCCATCCCCGAGAAGGAGATGGCCGAGCTCGCCGAAACCATACGGAGCACCACGTGGCCCAAACTGGAGAAGACCTACGGAAAGGAAACACTGGACAAAATAAAGGAATCGCTGCAGTAA